From a region of the Basfia succiniciproducens genome:
- a CDS encoding replicative DNA helicase, which translates to MARQPSQSPDKQTAQINIPPHSIEAEQAVLGGIMLNNSHWENVVEHVITEDFYTAAHRLIFREMEELARQNHPIDLITLDQALKNKGVVEDVGGFAYLAELSKNTPSAANIIAYADIVREKAVLRELIGVGNTIAQSAYSPKGRDVKEILDEAEREVFKIAEKRSAENEGPENILNILERTIDKIEFLSKNQHANGGVTGVTTGFKDLDKKTAGLQPSDLIIVAARPSMGKTTFAMNLCENAALSSEKPVLIFSLEMPADQIMMRSLASLSRVDQTKIRTGQITEDDEWARISSTMGMLTNKPNMYIDDSAGLTPTELRSRARRVYRENGGLSLIMIDYLQLMRAPGFDNRTLEIAEISRSLKALAKELEVPVVALSQLNRTLENRTDKRPVNSDLRESGSIEQDADLIMFIYRDEVYHETTEENHNVAEIIIGKQRNGPIGRVRLTFQGQYSRFDNYAGGHQFNDDDY; encoded by the coding sequence GAATAATTCCCATTGGGAAAATGTTGTTGAACATGTGATTACCGAAGATTTTTATACCGCCGCTCACCGTTTGATTTTTAGAGAAATGGAGGAGTTGGCGCGGCAAAATCATCCGATTGATTTAATTACGCTCGATCAGGCGCTGAAAAACAAAGGCGTGGTGGAGGATGTGGGCGGTTTTGCTTATCTGGCGGAATTATCCAAAAATACGCCGAGTGCGGCGAATATCATTGCCTATGCGGATATTGTGCGTGAAAAGGCGGTACTGCGCGAATTAATCGGCGTCGGTAATACCATCGCACAAAGCGCTTATTCCCCGAAAGGGCGAGACGTCAAAGAGATACTGGATGAAGCCGAGCGGGAAGTGTTCAAAATTGCGGAAAAGCGCAGCGCTGAAAATGAAGGCCCCGAGAATATTTTAAATATTTTAGAACGCACTATTGATAAAATCGAATTCTTATCCAAAAACCAACATGCAAACGGCGGGGTAACGGGGGTTACTACGGGCTTTAAAGATTTAGATAAGAAAACCGCGGGTTTACAGCCTTCGGATCTGATTATTGTGGCGGCGCGTCCGTCTATGGGTAAAACTACTTTTGCCATGAATCTCTGTGAGAACGCTGCGCTTTCCAGTGAAAAACCCGTGTTGATTTTTAGTCTGGAAATGCCGGCGGATCAAATTATGATGCGTTCGTTGGCTTCGCTTTCCCGTGTGGATCAAACTAAAATCCGCACCGGTCAAATTACCGAAGATGACGAATGGGCGCGTATTTCAAGCACCATGGGGATGTTGACCAATAAACCCAATATGTACATTGACGATTCGGCGGGTTTAACGCCGACGGAATTACGTTCCCGAGCTAGACGGGTTTATCGTGAAAACGGCGGTCTGAGCCTGATTATGATCGATTACTTGCAATTAATGCGGGCGCCGGGCTTTGATAACCGTACTCTTGAAATCGCTGAAATTTCCCGCTCTCTGAAAGCCTTGGCAAAAGAACTGGAAGTACCGGTGGTGGCGTTGTCACAGCTAAACCGGACTTTGGAAAACCGTACGGATAAACGCCCTGTGAACTCGGATTTAAGGGAATCCGGATCTATCGAGCAGGATGCGGACCTGATCATGTTTATTTATCGTGACGAAGTGTACCATGAGACAACGGAAGAAAATCACAATGTAGCAGAAATTATCATCGGTAAACAGCGTAACGGGCCTATAGGACGAGTGCGTTTGACCTTTCAAGGGCAATATTCCCGTTTTGATAATTATGCAGGCGGCCATCAATTTAATGATGACGATTATTAG